From a region of the Alosa sapidissima isolate fAloSap1 chromosome 9, fAloSap1.pri, whole genome shotgun sequence genome:
- the LOC121718217 gene encoding uncharacterized protein LOC121718217 isoform X2, protein MIFARILRRMAAFTTTVPERHVIWEAEQLVAFLHPRPWTPGTTVVTLKTNGGPSSLFELPEPDFLTLLLGAQQVGALLCERLCVRRCALIHRPSRSDQGPPQLHLLPLHGLEADWRPHLAAKEDFQQHDPGYCSSKSGPRWDTARLEEMRGRIRAKLPAPEAPPSYAFHGDDPAHPGLFSLIVRGEEQQWRVWEDDGHVAFLTPFPNTPGLTVVVPRRPLTSDILRLEEKDYRGLALATRNAAQLLRESLGAWAVALIFEGFEIDYAHAKLIPLTEPGGNGTHCPPSPPPEFCEIYPGYVTSANGPLASPETLRKMQITLAKV, encoded by the exons ATGATATTTGCAAGAATTTTAAGAAG GATGGCAGCATTCACCACCACTGTCCCTGAGAGACATGTGATTTGGGAAGCAGAGCAGCTCGTGGCCTTCCTACACCCTCGCCCCTGGACCCCAGGGACTACTGTGGTGACCCTAAAGACTAACGGAGGCCCAAGTAGTCTCTTCGAGCTGCCTGAGCCAGACTTCCTCACCCTGCTGCTGGGAGCACAGCAGGTGGGGGCTCTGCTATGCGAGCGCCTCTGCGTCAGACGCTGTGCCCTCATCCACCGCCCCAGCAGGTCGGACCAGGGTCCCCCCCAGCTGCACTTGCTGCCCCTGCACGGTCTGGAGGCCGACTGGAGGCCTCATCTGGCCGCCAAGGAGGACTTCCAGCAGCATGACCCGGGCTACTGCAGCTCCAAGAGTGGCCCGCGGTGGGATACCGCGCGTCTCGAGGAGATGCGCGGCCGCATCCGCGCCAAGCTTCCAGCGCCGGAGGCCCCACCCAGCTACGCCTTCCACGGCGACGACCCAGCGCACCCTGGGTTGTTCTCACTGATCGTGCGTGGCGAGGAGCAGCAGTGGCGCGTGTGGGAGGACGACGGGCATGTGGCGTTCCTCACCCCCTTCCCCAACACCCCCGGCCTGACCGTGGTGGTACCACGGCGGCCGCTGACCAGCGACATCCTCCGGCTGGAGGAGAAGGACTACAGGGGCCTGGCTCTGGCCACGCGGAATGCTGCCCAGCTGCTTAGGGAGTCGCTGGGAGCGTGGGCGGTCGCGCTTATCTTCGAGGGCTTTGAGATTGACTATGCCCATGCTAAGCTCATACCACTGACTGAGCCTGGGGGCAACGGAACCCActgcccccccagccccccaccAGAGTTCTGTGAGATTTACCCCGGCTATGTAACATCAGCCAACGGCCCTCTGGCCAGTCCAGAGACCCTTAGAAAGATGCAAATCACACTGGCAAAGGTCTAA
- the LOC121718217 gene encoding uncharacterized protein LOC121718217 isoform X1, with protein MLKVDRMAAFTTTVPERHVIWEAEQLVAFLHPRPWTPGTTVVTLKTNGGPSSLFELPEPDFLTLLLGAQQVGALLCERLCVRRCALIHRPSRSDQGPPQLHLLPLHGLEADWRPHLAAKEDFQQHDPGYCSSKSGPRWDTARLEEMRGRIRAKLPAPEAPPSYAFHGDDPAHPGLFSLIVRGEEQQWRVWEDDGHVAFLTPFPNTPGLTVVVPRRPLTSDILRLEEKDYRGLALATRNAAQLLRESLGAWAVALIFEGFEIDYAHAKLIPLTEPGGNGTHCPPSPPPEFCEIYPGYVTSANGPLASPETLRKMQITLAKV; from the exons ATGTTAAAGGTTGATCG GATGGCAGCATTCACCACCACTGTCCCTGAGAGACATGTGATTTGGGAAGCAGAGCAGCTCGTGGCCTTCCTACACCCTCGCCCCTGGACCCCAGGGACTACTGTGGTGACCCTAAAGACTAACGGAGGCCCAAGTAGTCTCTTCGAGCTGCCTGAGCCAGACTTCCTCACCCTGCTGCTGGGAGCACAGCAGGTGGGGGCTCTGCTATGCGAGCGCCTCTGCGTCAGACGCTGTGCCCTCATCCACCGCCCCAGCAGGTCGGACCAGGGTCCCCCCCAGCTGCACTTGCTGCCCCTGCACGGTCTGGAGGCCGACTGGAGGCCTCATCTGGCCGCCAAGGAGGACTTCCAGCAGCATGACCCGGGCTACTGCAGCTCCAAGAGTGGCCCGCGGTGGGATACCGCGCGTCTCGAGGAGATGCGCGGCCGCATCCGCGCCAAGCTTCCAGCGCCGGAGGCCCCACCCAGCTACGCCTTCCACGGCGACGACCCAGCGCACCCTGGGTTGTTCTCACTGATCGTGCGTGGCGAGGAGCAGCAGTGGCGCGTGTGGGAGGACGACGGGCATGTGGCGTTCCTCACCCCCTTCCCCAACACCCCCGGCCTGACCGTGGTGGTACCACGGCGGCCGCTGACCAGCGACATCCTCCGGCTGGAGGAGAAGGACTACAGGGGCCTGGCTCTGGCCACGCGGAATGCTGCCCAGCTGCTTAGGGAGTCGCTGGGAGCGTGGGCGGTCGCGCTTATCTTCGAGGGCTTTGAGATTGACTATGCCCATGCTAAGCTCATACCACTGACTGAGCCTGGGGGCAACGGAACCCActgcccccccagccccccaccAGAGTTCTGTGAGATTTACCCCGGCTATGTAACATCAGCCAACGGCCCTCTGGCCAGTCCAGAGACCCTTAGAAAGATGCAAATCACACTGGCAAAGGTCTAA
- the LOC121718217 gene encoding uncharacterized protein LOC121718217 isoform X3, protein MAAFTTTVPERHVIWEAEQLVAFLHPRPWTPGTTVVTLKTNGGPSSLFELPEPDFLTLLLGAQQVGALLCERLCVRRCALIHRPSRSDQGPPQLHLLPLHGLEADWRPHLAAKEDFQQHDPGYCSSKSGPRWDTARLEEMRGRIRAKLPAPEAPPSYAFHGDDPAHPGLFSLIVRGEEQQWRVWEDDGHVAFLTPFPNTPGLTVVVPRRPLTSDILRLEEKDYRGLALATRNAAQLLRESLGAWAVALIFEGFEIDYAHAKLIPLTEPGGNGTHCPPSPPPEFCEIYPGYVTSANGPLASPETLRKMQITLAKV, encoded by the coding sequence ATGGCAGCATTCACCACCACTGTCCCTGAGAGACATGTGATTTGGGAAGCAGAGCAGCTCGTGGCCTTCCTACACCCTCGCCCCTGGACCCCAGGGACTACTGTGGTGACCCTAAAGACTAACGGAGGCCCAAGTAGTCTCTTCGAGCTGCCTGAGCCAGACTTCCTCACCCTGCTGCTGGGAGCACAGCAGGTGGGGGCTCTGCTATGCGAGCGCCTCTGCGTCAGACGCTGTGCCCTCATCCACCGCCCCAGCAGGTCGGACCAGGGTCCCCCCCAGCTGCACTTGCTGCCCCTGCACGGTCTGGAGGCCGACTGGAGGCCTCATCTGGCCGCCAAGGAGGACTTCCAGCAGCATGACCCGGGCTACTGCAGCTCCAAGAGTGGCCCGCGGTGGGATACCGCGCGTCTCGAGGAGATGCGCGGCCGCATCCGCGCCAAGCTTCCAGCGCCGGAGGCCCCACCCAGCTACGCCTTCCACGGCGACGACCCAGCGCACCCTGGGTTGTTCTCACTGATCGTGCGTGGCGAGGAGCAGCAGTGGCGCGTGTGGGAGGACGACGGGCATGTGGCGTTCCTCACCCCCTTCCCCAACACCCCCGGCCTGACCGTGGTGGTACCACGGCGGCCGCTGACCAGCGACATCCTCCGGCTGGAGGAGAAGGACTACAGGGGCCTGGCTCTGGCCACGCGGAATGCTGCCCAGCTGCTTAGGGAGTCGCTGGGAGCGTGGGCGGTCGCGCTTATCTTCGAGGGCTTTGAGATTGACTATGCCCATGCTAAGCTCATACCACTGACTGAGCCTGGGGGCAACGGAACCCActgcccccccagccccccaccAGAGTTCTGTGAGATTTACCCCGGCTATGTAACATCAGCCAACGGCCCTCTGGCCAGTCCAGAGACCCTTAGAAAGATGCAAATCACACTGGCAAAGGTCTAA
- the atf4a gene encoding cyclic AMP-dependent transcription factor ATF-4, with protein sequence MSSLSSQLAMEDVGSLFLGPSLLMDDPLGPLLDDEEEPLSEGCASPHSFSSYADSSSSSSPFPCLSPPPSPPTLLGSKADLLTSLPWLSADELLNAHIGAENSKEDAFSGMDWMSEKIDLSDLDLDTLIGSYESPSSPEELLASLESHMDLGLDPLPFPDTSASSDLALSLLPEDPASPVTSPLPEPEVVATVPEPAALEIEIKSEPSSPAPSPSPATYTLELGSEVDILELEKVVSPVVAAATAGPDALQASSIVLSLSPAHIVVVLASPKEELSSMLSSCEEQSDSDSGIGSVAGSPPRQSSPPPSPRPGGSSRTKPYSKPDPDVANSPVSGKVKTVSGAPKVVEKKLKKMEQNKTAATRYRQKKRVEQDLLNSECMDLEKRNRDLAEKADSISREIQYLKDLLEEVRSAKNRKPKGSTA encoded by the exons ATGTCGTCTCTGAGCTCACAACTCGCTATGGAGGACGTGGGGTCCCTGTTCTTGGGGCCCTCGCTTCTTATGGATGACCCTCTTGGGCCCCTTCTGGACGATGAAGAGGAACCTCTGTCAGAGGGGTGTGCTTCaccccactctttctcttcctatgctgactcttcctcctcctcctctcccttcccctgtctctctccccctccctcccctccaacCCTCCTGGGATCCAAGGCCGACCTGCTAACTTCTCTGCCCTGGCTTTCAGCCGATGAGCTGCTGAATGCTCACATAGGTGCAGAGAACAGTAAAG AGGATGCCTTCTCTGGAATGGACTGGATGTCTGAGAAGATCGACCTCAGCGACTTGGATCTGGACACGCTCATCGGGTCCTACGAGTCGCCCAGTTCTCCGGAGGAGCTCCTGGCCTCCCTGGAGTCCCACATGGATCTTGGCTTGGATCCGCTGCCCTTCCCCGACACCTCCGCCTCCAGCGACCTGGCTCTTTCCCTGCTCCCCGAAGACCCCGCGTCTCCAGTCACCAGCCCCCTCCCAGAACCAGAAGTAGTAGCCACCGTCCCTGAGCCCGCTGCCCTGGAAATCGAAATCAAGTCGGAGCCCTCCTCTCCAGCGCCGTCCCCCTCGCCCGCCACCTACACCCTCGAGTTGGGGAGCGAGGTTGATATTCTGGAGCTGGAGAAGGTGGTGTCTCCGGTGGTGGCCGCGGCCACCGCTGGCCCAGATGCCCTTCAGGCTTCCAGCATcgtcctctccctttctccagcCCACATCGTGGTGGTCCTGGCCAGCCCCAAGGAGGAGCTGAGCTCCATGCTCAGCTCTTGCGAGGAGCAGTCCGACAGTGACAGCGGCATCGGCTCAGTCGCCGGTTCCCCTCCTCGCCAGTCCAGCCCACCCCCCTCTCCGAGGCCCGGCGGTTCCTCCAGAACCAAGCCCTATTCCAAGCCGGACCCAGACGTCGCCAACTCGCCCGTCAGTGGCAAGGTGAAGACTGTGTCCGGGGCGCCGAAGGTGGTGGAGAAGAAGCTGAAGAAGATGGAGCAGAACAAGACCGCCGCCACCCGCTACCGGCAGAAGAAGCGCGTCGAGCAGGACCTGCTCAACTCCGAGTGCATGGACCTGGAAAAGCGCAACCGCGACCTGGCTGAGAAGGCCGACTCTATCAGCCGTGAGATCCAGTACCTGAAAGACCTGCTCGAAGAGGTGCGCTCTGCCAAGAACCGGAAGCCCAAGGGCAGCACGGCCTAG
- the LOC121718200 gene encoding uncharacterized protein LOC121718200, whose protein sequence is MDHRPVPAPRTRLSANAGNQPQSALTSPVSNSPSMPEPSNVRPRPPVPPKKIQVVKDSSQLHTDISAISISDSCTTIAMAAPHQGQKSIPSPVSPSKGEHPLKGFNYLAPLPSHGIQYTKDTDMKVTQDPGAKSGLHIKKYPDPDNDNSSVNKKSHNQEGPYSMAWNYLKGNDELMQWWSSVKPWDELTNDHLLSKDIEARTFTKKVQRIQMSLRVYDVLLTDRGESLQNHITELRTLADNIDKVSKKVKIAAITGAAGAVGGVAAVAAVAGIVLSPITLGASLAVTAAAVGVGVAATGAATGASAAIASKVTNTQDRKKVEKILQDYTSEMGDIERCLAFVQTETEHLRRHDLSTLKGVDAEAVTVAKIMEVAGGSSGALGATSRSAGIIEGFATGMELLFTKGDDQKLKKGKESKFAKKIRTVADQLQSQLEECFRFKHVLEERRYSLPTVNKDMK, encoded by the exons ATGGATCAT cggCCTGTGCCAGCTCCTAGGACACGCTTGTCAGCCAACGCGGGCAACCAACCACAGAGTGCCCTGACCTCCCCTGTCTCCAATTCTCCAAGCATGCCGGAG CCTAGTAATGTGCGTCCCAGGCCCCCAGTTCCACCAAAGAAAATCCAAGTTGTGAAAGATTCATCTCAGCTTCACACGGACATTTCAGCCATCAGCATCTCAGACAGCTGCACCACTATCGCCATGGCAGCG CCTCATCAGGGCCAGAAATCCATTCCCTCACCAGTTTCTCCCAGCAAGGGCGAACATCCTCTAAAAGGATTTAATTACCTTGCACCACTTCCCTCTCATGGCATCCAATATACCAAGGACACTGATATGAAG GTCACACAAGATCCAGGAGCAAAGTCTGGTCTTCACATTAAAAAATATCCAGATCCTGACAACGACAACAGCTCTGTCAACAAGAAAAGCCACAATCAAGAAGGCCCCTACTCCATGGCATGGAACTAT CTGAAGGGTAATGATGAGCTGATGCAGTGGTGGAGCTCAGTAAAAC CATGGGACGAGCTGACAAATGATCATCTGTTGTCAAAAGACATAGAGGCCAG AACATTCACCAAGAAAGTGCAAAGGATCCAGATGTCCTTGCGTGTGTATGATGTTCTTCTGACCGACCGCGGTGAGTCTCTTCAGAACCACATCACCGAACTTCGGACACTTGCTGACAACATCGACAAGGTCTCTAAAAAGGTGAAAATCGCCGCCATCACGGGTGCCGCCGGTGCCGTTGGAGGCGTTGCGGCTGTTGCCGCCGTGGCCGGGATCGTGCTCTCTCCCATCACCTTGGGAGCATCCCTGGCGGTAACGGCGGCTGCCGTTGGCGTCGGCGTGGCTGCAACCGGCGCGGCCACCGGTGCCTCGGCTGCCATCGCCAGCAAAGTCACCAACACCCAGGACAGGAAGAAAGTGGAGAAGATCCTGCAGGACTACACGAGTGAGATGGGCGACATCGAGCGCTGCCTGGCATTCGTCCAGACGGAGACCGAGCACCTGAGGAGACACGACCTCTCCACCTTGAAAGGCGTTGACGCTGAGGCCGTAACGGTGGCCAAGATCATGGAGGTGGCCGGGGGGAGCAGCGGAGCTCTGGGGGCCACTAGCAGGTCCGCTGGCATCATCGAGGGGTTTGCAACAGGCATGGAGCTGCTCTTCACTAAAGGAGATGACCAGAAGTTGAAGAAAGGCAAGGAGTCCAAATTTGCCAAAAAGATACGCACAGTTGCCGATCAACTCCAAAGTCAGCTGGAAGAGTGTTTCAGGTTTAAACATGTGTTGGAGGAAAGGAGATACAGTCTGCCAACTGTAAATAAAGACATGAAGTAA